The segment tatatatctgccaggtaagtatgaacaaactttattgtatcttaacaatatcattttcatacaatcaacttacctgtcagatatatacttagctaagactctgtcgtccccgacagaaattcaaatttcgcgccactcgctacaggtaggtcaggtgatctacatgcctgccctgggtggcaggactaggaaccattcccgttttctatcatattttctctgtcaccagtggtatcaacattgttgttactacctcctgacctgaaatcttatttcaaagcaattgatcttcttttcatcggactttttggtgacgtacctggatcgttgttttggcattcgctactgtggactggatttggacttgcttttttatttttctacagaatgtctgattcaagtgttagtgtgagaatgtgtgtgaatgtaggctgcaaggtgaggataccgaaggcttcggttgatcctctcactgtatgtcgtaaatgtagagggtttgaatgttctttaactaatacctgtcatgaatgtgaaaGGTTGAATGCGGAAGAATgaaagactctaacttcttacttgaggaagttagagagggatagagttagacgggcTGCATCaaagggtgtgagtacaaggcctattgagccttttaatgagtaTCTCTCCTATTGATAATGTTTTTGATTTTCCCTCTGTATCGGGACCTTCACAGGCTTTGCAatcagaatcggcctctgaaatcgccgaccTGAAGGCTACTattcacaggatgagatccaaaatggcagccatgcaaggtaaggatagtgacagtgacttgttcagtgaagtgagtgctcccagtgttgtggagagggcgtttgatcgtctctgcgacgctcccaggcctagacctcttccaagctcccatgcccagaggagaaggaaagtcgaaagccttaaggaggtcgtggagaaTTCCCAatggtcagacgtcccttcagcaggctctgactcgcaacagactgctcaggaccgctttagaaaaagcgacctgcgagagtgtttctcttcgtctccctctccttcacctaaacgagggtggaaggactcggatctttccaggcccctgaaaaggcattggaaagaaccTTCTTTGAACTCGAGCCCCGAACGCTTCTCGgatgaagctccctcctcgatcaagaaggcgaaAGTAGTATCGACGTCTCCCTGCATGGACATAGCTGAGCgtactccttcgaggtctccctctcctcccattGAAGAGGACGTTGGAGAAACTTCTAAGAGGATCCTACTAGCCGTTCAAGAGCAGCTAGCCTCCTTGGTCGGAGTCCTTGCTAGAGATcctcctcgcaagaaggacgttgcgcttcctgttaagaagtctcgtcttctttcacctgccaggcgcgaggcgccaaccaggcatGAGAGACCAAGCGCAAGAGAGGCGTataccaggcgcgaggcgccagccaagcgcgagattACTTCCAAGCTCGAGGCGCCAGACAGACAAGAAGAGTTTCAGGCACGAGcagcctgccaggcgcgaggaaccagccaggcgccagacagtagcgaggcgccagacagtagcaagacgccagccaggcgcgagacgtcatCCAGGGgcaaggagccagccaggcgcgaagcgccagccaggagcgaggcgtcatccaggcgcgaggcgccagtaagatgcgaggcgtcatccaggcgcgaggcgccaacttTTTTCAAGAGGGACTCGGTACATTCTCtcagtccctctcctatcaggagtttgtctctcACAGATAGAAGACTTCCTGATTTTGAAGCGGATTCTCCTTTGGATCCCGGTGTAGACGAGAATTCAGAAGACGAGGCTCGTGGTAGGGAAGGACACTCaagttacaaagtcttgacagcccttCTGCTTCAGGAATATGGGGACGCATTAACTCCTTCCGCTCCTctttctccgcgctctctgttttcaaGTGCAAGGGTCCCtaagtcttcttctttcttgaaaatgagaccTACCATCTCtgtgaagagggctcttcagtctcttAACGTATGGATGGAAACGAAGAAGGATCTTgtcaggacggtcttctgcatgcccccagcgagactcgctggcagaaggggcatttggtataaaactggggagaatatgggtctttctctcccaTCCTCGGCTGAAGTAGACTTCTTTACATTAGTTGATGCTTCAAGAAGACATGGACTAAACTCTGCTCGCATTACTTGGGGCATTTCCGAGctagatcatctcctcaagggactcttccatgttttggaagttttcaatttcttggattggtcccttggggtgatgtctaagaaggcgcATGACTCAGAGGGTCTCGACCCGGAAGTCCTTCTTTGTATcttgtcgtgcatcgacaaggcagtacaagatggctccttagaagtctcctctctatTTGGAGCGGGACTACTGAAGAAGAGGATGGTATTCAGTGCTTTTCTGACCAAGgcggtctcccactctcaaagaGCAGCACTTATTtacgctcccatgtctgactttttgtttccttctcagttagtgaaggacatttcccgatcactaactgagaaggcgacacaagaccttctCATTCAATCTTCAAGAAAGAAGAGACCTTCTGCAACGGTTGAGAAGAAAGGGCCGAGTACgtctcttcagccctttcgaggaggccctccctccagagctccctctaaaaggaaggctcctgagaagagaggtagatctgccttccgtccctttaagaagggaaagtgaatCTACGcccctccaaacaccagtaggtgccaggctcctaggATTTGCGGAGGCCTGGGCATGCATCAACACGGACGCTTCTTCAATGTCTGTGATAAGGAAGGGATACTGtatcccctgacttcaactccgcggaaaaaatacaaggaccctgtgctgagggatactcttcgactaatggtggatcagatgtgggacaagagagcgatagagctagtgctggatcaaaactccccggggttttacaatcgccttttcctggttgcaaaggcctcggggggctggagaccagttctagacgtcagcgctctgaacaaatttgttcagaaggagaagttctccatggagacttctgcctcagtcctttcGGCTCtgcgccaaggagattggatggtttctctggatctccaggacgcctattttcacgtcccgattcacccttcgtcgaagaagtacctccgtttcatgacagggggaaggatctttcagttcagggccttgtgtttcggcctgtccacagctcctcaggtcttcacaagcctgatgaaaaatgtggcgaggtttcttcacctcaaggGTGTAAATatttctctgtatctggacgactggctcatcaaaGCCAGATCAGAgaggcagtgtttggaggaccttatttTGACTCTGAAACTGATCAAgccgttgggattactcgtaaacctcgagaagtcgcagcggacccccagacagaacatagtctatctggggattcagatggattctcggggttttcgagtatttccttcgcaagagagactcgggaaaggcttggagaaagtctctctcttcttagggaaagaacggacttcggcgagggaatggttgagccttctagggaccctttccttgctcgaacagttctttcctctaggaagacttcatttacgtccgcttcaattcttcctcaagagttcatggagttggaagaccggacatctATCAGACTTCttccccattccagtggagatgaagtctcacttagaatggtggttgcccccgttgaaggagaacaagggaatctccctggAGGTTCAGAACCCAAGCCTAGTGttatactccgacgcgtcggagaagggttggggagcaacattaggtacgagagaggtgtcaggcacctgggaaacagcacaggtgtcctggcacataaactgcaaagaactcttTGCCGTACACCTGGCACTGAAGAACCTAGAACCTTTTGTGTCAAACAgagtagttcaagtaaatgtggacaacaccacagcgcttgcctacattcggaaacaaggagggactcactccttgttcctttacgaactaGCAAGAGACCTGCTGCTTTGGActtcccagaggaacatctcccttcttacgAGATTTGTtgagggagtaaggaacgtaagggcagacaggctgagcaggaggaactaggtccttcacacagagtggaccctccactcagaagtgtgtcagtctctctggtctctttgggggactcctcatgtggatctcttcgccacattcctctccaaaagactggaagtcttttgctctgtggtagaagaccccagagctctgatagtcgacgccttcctgctagactggtttCATGTAAACGTCTACGCTTTTCCAcctttcaagatcctgggacAAGTACTGaagaaatttgtggcttcaaaggggacaaggatgaccctgatagcccccttttggccagcacaagattggttcacagaggtggtggagtggacagtagattttcccagatcccttccaagaaggatggatcttctcaaacagccacacttcgagaggtatcatcaaaacctccccgctctcgctctgactgcctttcgactatcgaaagacttgtcagagcgagagggttttctcgcaaggttgcaagcgcgatcgcgagagcccgcagagcctccactagacgagtatatcagtctaagtgggaagtttttagaaggtggtgcaagtcgaagaagttgtcctcctccactacctttgtgaccgaaatcgctgatttcttgTTGTTCCTAAGAGAAGACTCTCATctatctgtatccacaataaagggatgcaggagcatgctttcggcagtcttcaggaatagaggcctaaatcttgcagataataaggatctccacgatcttataagatcctttgaaactacAAAGTCTTTAGGGAAGTCACCTAGGAAAAGGCCTGGGATTGGACCCTCCTagcttggaacctagatgtagtgctcaagttcctgtcatctgaaaggttcgaacctcctcatctggcttcttTTCGAGACTTAacaaggaaatgcttattcctctTATCTTTAGCAACAGCCAAAAGAATTAGTGAGCTACATGCCctagaggataaagtaggattcaagggagactcagccatttgctcgtttaaagcattatttttagctaaaaacgagaacccctcgaatccctggcctaagaccttcgaggttaaaggcttatcgagtctcgtcggtagagaagcagaaagatctctttgtcctgtaagagcactaaaattctaccttcagagaaaaaaccagatggggggctctagacaaggtctttggtgcgcggtaaaagaccccacaagactgatgtctaagaatgctctagcgttctttgtgagaaacgtcattacagacgcgcataagatctgtccttaCGACGCGTTTCGACtcttgagagtgaaagctcatgaagtgagagccccccccccccatagcgACCTCTCtatcgtttcaaaagaatatgtcactaaagaacaacTCTTGAAaagcgacattttggagatgcaactcagtatttgcatctcactacttgagagatgttcgtgtgacctacgagaaatgtttttctctaggtcctttcgtgtctgtggatacgatcctgggtataggaGCTAACACCGATCCTTagatttgtacataccttctattagatatgttctagactttctgctgacaaaagtgctagatgtcgcactggcggccgttCACTGTtgctcagtaaggaactcttgtgatatcttcttAGATgagtattaattatttttttttgaaaattttatgtgtgtgtgcctaatgtgtttttgagttctggttgttgtgaagagtttggggataactctgaacAATCTTTAGTACTAACAtgatggttaggatcaggtgatcgggatcggttgtgtgctccttcataaggtgtattgtcatataagtggattagcacccattgacaaagtccttttaggctttgctgagtaagcggataagaccccatcggcagacccacaagaactcttggccatagatcacatatctcgctaaagtttcttgaggtgatgcagactcctgggcagcagccacgaagtctaccacctatcaggtaggaaccaaggtttatttatacctacaacatatgttatttacctgtctattccatagttagctgtctcttaccctccaccaaagggtgccaatcagctaagtatatatctgacaggtaagttgattgtatgaaaataatattgttatgatacaataaagtttcatacatacttacctggcagatatatacttagctaagactccgtcgtccccgacagaaattcaaatttcgcgccactcgctacaggtaggtcaggtgatctacctgcctgccctgggtggcaggactaggaaccattcccgttttctatcatattttctctcttccacctgtctcctgcggggaggctgggtgggccattaatcgtatatatctgccaggtaagtatgtatgaaactttattgtatcataacaatatcatttttattataaaaatgtcatattttcatatttgcatgACTACGTGCATTTTTTGTGGTAAACTATGAAAATACTCGGGTATAATAATTTTTAGGGGGGAGTTTTgatgtttgaactatcaaaataggcatgTACTATAAGCAGTTTTcaaggggttttaagtatttgtgaATTTTAGCTAATTGCGAGGggttgtggtacacatcccccatgaataccGGGGGTCAACTGTATACCCATACTTTCTTTCTGGAAAGTACCTACTATTAATTGGGATGCAAGAATAAAACATGTTTGCAACATTCTTGTCAAGCATGTCAAGgactatatataaatgtttgatatttcagtaATTTGTTCTTTTTGTCTTTCAGAAATTGGGGTGGGGTTTGCAGCATTTGGAGTGACCTTTATCTTCTTAGGAGTAATTCTCTTCTTTGATAAAGGTCTCTTGGCCATAGGAAATGtaagttttttgatgaaaaaagtaaaagttttccAAGATTCTTTTTTATATCAGTTAATGTTGTTGCTCTATAGTACAGTCCTGTATATTTTGACACTGTTAGCAAATGCTGTTTCTTTTATAACTTgtttattttacagattttgtTTTTGGCTGGTTTAGCCTTTGTTGTTGGTTTGGAGCGCACATTCCGTTTCTTCTTCCAGCGTCACAAATGGAAAGGTTCAGGAGCCTTCTTTGGAGGAATCTTAACTGTTCTTTTTGGATGGCCTTTAATTGGCATGTGTGTCGAATTATATGGTTTTGTTGTATTGTTCAGGTAtgtggaaatttttatgtcataaaGAAGTTGgaataatgaatatacatatcaGTGCATAGAAGAGTATGCAATACTGAATCTGATTTTTTAAAAGCAgaacttattttcttcttttaatataaaCCTATCACTCATATGCAACCTACATTCATGGTCTTCAAATGTTTCAaagaatggagtttttttttttttttttttttttgtatggaacCTTAGGTTCACAGATACATGTACAGCCTACCTTACTTTTCCTTTAATACAGAAGGAACAAAGTTGCTAGTGGTAgcagggttgagagagagagagagagagagagagagagagagagagagagagagagagagagagagagagagcatctgtaAATGCCTACCATTGAAGCTGCCTTGATATAAAGATGATGTATGGAGTGGTCTGATCTTGTGAACAAGGACTTTCACAGTAACTACTTAATCATCTATTTCTTGAAAACCAGTTCATGAAGTGACCAGAGGAGAATAGTAGTTAGAAAATACTACCAGAGAACGTTGATTCCGTAAGACATGGCTGAACAGTTGTAAATGGACAAAAGAGATGATTCATATCATTGAAGTGGATAGGAAATGAAGGAAAGGCTAAAGAGGTAGTGAACTATAGTCATAACCAACTTAAGTCCTGTCAGTGAGACTTTCTGATATGTAGGGGGTGTCACTATGCCCCCCTCCCAAGGATTCAAGAAACCAagcatttttatatatgcatataataaagTGTCCCTAAAGAGGGTTGGCATGTTAATCCAAAAAAGTGGACACTggttttttgttgtgtaaagtGGCCACTGGAGAACATACataccacatttttttatatattatcagcAATGGTAGCCATGTTTATGCTATAATGCATGTGCCTTCCAAAGGAAATACAGGGTAAAAaggatattttggcatttttatcaaTGTAAAATTTTTTAGACATAAAATGATCTTATCCATCAGCTGTATTATTCTTTGgtttaccattattatttcaataaagtACCGTAATTGTTAGAAATTAGttagtttctgttttattttgcagGAATATAAAGGCTCAAAGTATGTTTTCTGATAATTTATAATTCATGTATCCCAGGTACATTGTCCTCCTAAGATGTCATGCAGAAAAAGAAAATCTGCTCCCACTTAGATTGAACATAAAAACTCAGAGCCATGGGAAGACCCTCCTTGAGTGAGGCACCAAGGCAACTGTGTCATTCTTTTTGAAAACACCAAACATGGAAAtttattcccgttttctgagtTAAAGGATCCTAAAAAACGATGGACATATATTGGACTTATATCCAGAATGTAAAGCATCAATGTATACTCCTGAAGGATCATCCACCAAAATGaacaattggggattcaggaagaacaaactgcctacaagggcctttacatcTGTAAGTTTAGCACTTGGTGTGggatttaaggagcactcatttagACTTACTAGCATGTAGATAAACAGGAACATCTGAATGATTACTACTTTTTtgatggccctcaggcttgagcagtggatgtttccttagaTTTGGCCTgattcagactcataggcctgcccctcATATCTACTATGAATACTATTGaacaatttcaagttcaagaattgcttaatgtctcctgtagagcccttgtagcctcagggcaaatgattttcagaatttccaatgctctcggtagatgtctcattcttccgttaAGAGGAAATGAACTCTACTATGTAATTCCATACACTTCCATCAACTTAGGAGATACTACACAGTTCCATACACTTCCATTAACTTAGGCATCTCCTTACCTGCTAGATTTAAGAATGTCCCCTCccataataagattttcaagttatcataggatctgtccttaatttaaaactgctaGGTCAGAAGCAAAGGTCTGTGTAATGCTGAGGGTACCATTCTAGAGGAATTGACAGCATctggaaccttgtagacgtcaatgttttctgtttagagataATAAAGACTTTGACTGTCTgcttccaaagttatcgttccatacgtactgtcctcggtattgcatcaagtacttttagatcttgctgaagGTCAGAGCTGCAAGGTGTTGAGATTAAAgacccttcatctctatatcaatatctctctggagtttagatgcaggtctacaatttatctgaatttactatgaaaccttttatttagcactagcagcagttaataagtaaatttgtagtcagcacccttctttaagctggtgttaagggaatgctattttagatTTTAGCTTTCTgtcttagagctgagggtgatgttaaggctacgCTTTACAGTGACCTATAAGAATTCCCATGTAACTCcatagaggagaagaagagaaaactTTTGTCCTGTTGGGGCAATTAAAATTCAATCAGataggttaaacctagaacatttttatcatccttttagaaacATAGATGATGatgtcaaaggttaagcctggaagaggcaaaaatcaaccttttgttttgtggttttagaaaacctagctgtctttgccagtggttaagcttgaaggcaaagttaactttttattttttggttttagaaaacctagaatgtatttgtgaaggttaagactggaagaggcaaagttaaccttttgtggtgtgatttttagaaacttataacgtctttgtcaaggaacacaaggtcctctgtgacgtATTGAATAGGTTAGTGCATGAGAATTAGCTCCATATTTTTTATCAAGTGCATGAGAATTAGctccatattttttatcattattgaaggtaaacattcataatgtgagcagcagttgtaacttcatttagtATTAAGTCTatttgtcgctccagaataggattgatgtggtgcagaagtgcaatttggtttttacccactcactaccttaagtatacagaattgtgtttgaaaacagtaaagcccttaatccactactagtagtgggtagtcttttcctgaaccgaaaaaaAGAAGCAATTCTGTAGAcacttttgtttaaatcccgggttttaatattttggggagcttaaaggtacaaattttgtataggagcttacctttatattgtaaaggtatttatttgagatgaatcttacctactgttaaatttagctatatctctgcgccgattaggcgagtcggcattcaaaaaaaaaaaaatcgaatggctagtttacctgttctccaccaggtgtgtttcgaatgttttagcttttGTTAGAATTCTCCTTGCCATCATTGCGGCTAGGTGATTGTTGGTactctatgaagtttggctgttttacacctgtttacggtattgtaatttcattttcctaggatatcttccaccagaagtaaaaccaataacatcaggctatgtaggaatgttttggtgtaaccaggatggtgaaaTTGGAAGTTTATCTATATTCCTTTGTACTGGCAGGGGTACAGAGTGTGattttggaactactagatgtgaagaatgtagggattTGTTccgagaaatttatgcctgaatatgtcacatataggaaagactggaactaatagattgcgaaagcaattagatcaggacttaaacctgtcaggctatccctactcagactaggcattttagtaggctagtattgacttccattgtagctccgccttctgctccccattcagttcagttcaggaaaagcgtaacaAGAACTTAGAAcattaacctatttttagttctaatacaat is part of the Macrobrachium nipponense isolate FS-2020 chromosome 6, ASM1510439v2, whole genome shotgun sequence genome and harbors:
- the LOC135216689 gene encoding vesicle transport protein GOT1B-like isoform X2 — protein: MIQITDTQKIGVGFAAFGVTFIFLGVILFFDKGLLAIGNILFLAGLAFVVGLERTFRFFFQRHKWKGSGAFFGGILTVLFGWPLIGMCVELYGFVVLFSGFFPVAVNFLRRMPVIGQLLSLPFISGLLPPDSSA
- the LOC135216689 gene encoding vesicle transport protein GOT1B-like isoform X1, which encodes MIQITDTQKIGVGFAAFGVTFIFLGVILFFDKGLLAIGNILFLAGLAFVVGLERTFRFFFQRHKWKGSGAFFGGILTVLFGWPLIGMCVELYGFVVLFSGFFPVAVNFLRRMPVIGQLLSLPFISGYVDRIAGDSKMNV